The proteins below come from a single Cololabis saira isolate AMF1-May2022 chromosome 2, fColSai1.1, whole genome shotgun sequence genomic window:
- the lmo7b gene encoding LIM domain only protein 7b isoform X5: MEWRQQTSVSCEDAFSEAQRWIQEVTGKSFGCNDFRAALENGVLLCDLINQLKPGIIKRVNRLSTPIAGLDNVNVFLKACGKLGLNDSQLFHPGDLQNLSTRVTLRRDESKRRLKNVLITIYWLGRKAQIDTFYSGPQLNFKAFEGLLGLALSKALEEGSNAFVREAGCGECRLPDGEECQLVKQSCMRGTSMDSIESLDTYTARHSDGGCGSDAEAEQVYKMDNTQPAAHQSKGYIPPPLRRKQGRGMNSGGSMSPLPRTYKIQVRPETPVQVNPGWIWSKSLNDIPMVYPVRKVSAINSVYDKDQNPVLAREWSQETKRRCSVAAKDSEAQWQEDLTKWKNRRRSIKSELHRKSQDREHVIDKMTNETVISFEKNDAKRIPVKRDQSPRRYDPALDPFSTSPSKPSSYEPRPHSRALLARSFATEASFSPTTHTWGSSVEVMPASDGGAMGRETYFATLASDGTGVTTPSADNPFTSQTQLKALGSQAAFQSTSEPEPQHVLANQLPSLVTTTQPDDTIITWDPPSMSSHNKGSICIDSKDETIGSDLANPVDFDATEDFTSLQSYKYREGSRKSSGWQPARDGKTQQAAGSSKYLGRTGSWSSSASLPRGYRRSESLSHLSSITPRPFGVKQSRVSALPKLLNVDDNQGFLLNSEKGDSFSSTKPPLKRQMAAAHLRGQYQASVKQKKAFQAKLKGTEEGNNASLSSQTPLQTTGYPQQPSTPSQILPQPYTKLQSHNRSLSLSSTASPDISKVDHSDMRVSLTLKPNSVPDFGFHTHWDSTGARIKFIQPGSPAELCRLCVDDEIVAVDGVAVTNMNYNQWKDKMASCLQTGTLTMDIRRYGIKDWSTSEGNHHSQPVQSRMTLNLTTTAPMLIGRPDYHASSVVSTEMADTQESKLSGEAHNAMHVKAMDGDLYENHNTARSKDNITKNQKRRAEFFKRRGFAGISSSVYLCGGSESAISDLQVPSLGPSSSSWSWDHEEDRRRQEKWQEEQERLLQSACVYLQEQYKRDQERLQAEWQRAEQAAMSGNQTAFEMASGHNSFGSAQFYMTGWTKKPKEKQSHAGDQRRAEVQSCVQGVQNDKIPGRDWAKSLSTPVLTGPYKQTGGSLSKRKGLGMTTAERDRQQILEEMKKKTPLLTDNSWIRQRRSSFHKEPIYVGVSMKRYESLDDLDSIHRSADLISTSTYPRPNSAAGRYCTPSRNAFSRYSTGSLSSQKNAYAESSNHGSVNMYCPRTVSGTRTCGVCERVQGSGAAMIIEALSLYFHLNCFKCVGCGRNLRGTKTRVRVRVQNEKPYCDHCYFHLKSTDVVFM; encoded by the exons ATGGAGTGGCGGCAGCAGACCAGCGTCAGCTGCGAGGACGCGTTCAGCGAGGCCCAGCGCTGGATTCAG GAAGTGACTGGAAAATCCTTTGGTTGTAATGACTTCCGTGCTGCCTTGGAGAATGGAGTCCTGCTTTGCGA CTTAATCAACCAGTTGAAACCTGGCATCATCAAGAGAGTGAACAGGCTTTCGACTCCTATTGCTGGCCTG GATAATGTGAATGTTTTCCTGAAAGCCTGTGGGAAACTGGGACTAAATGACTCACAGCTGTTCCATCCAGGTGACCTTCAGAACCTGTCCACGCGTGTGACACTGAG GCGTGATGAAAGCAAGAGACGACTCAAAAAT GTTTTGATAACTATCTACTGGTTGGGTCGCAAGGCTCAAATTGACACGTTTTACAGTGGTCCTCAGCTTAATTTCAAAGCATTTGAGGGCCTGTTAGGCTTGGCCTTGTCCAAG GCTTTGGAAGAGGGGAGTAATGCGTTTGTGAGAGAAGCTGGGTGCGGAGAGTGTCGCCTCCCAGACGGTGAGGAATGTCAGCTCGTGAAACAGAGTTGCATGAGAGGGACTTCAATGGACAGCATCGAATCCCTAGACACCTACACTGCCCGCCATAGCGATGGAG GTTGTGGAAGTGACGCAGAAGCTGAGCAGGTGTACAAGATGGACAACACACAGCCTGCAGCCCACCAGAGCAAAGGCTATATCCCACCACCACTtcgaagaaaacaaggaagggggATGAATTCAGGGGGCAGCATGAGTCCACTCCCCAG aacATATAAAATCCAGGTCAGGCCTGAAACACCAGTTCAGGTCAACCCTGGCTGGATTTG GAGCAAATCTCTCAACGACATCCCGATGGTGTACCCTGTTCGCAAAGTTTCTGCCATAAACAGCGTTTATGATAAAGATCAGAATCCTGTCCTGGCAAGGGAGTGGAGTCAAGAAACCAAAAGAAGGTGTAGTGTTGCTGCCAAGGACAGTGAAGCTCAGTGGCAAGAA GACTTGACAAAGTGgaaaaatcgacggcgtagcatCAAGTCTGAGCTACATAGGAAGTCACAGGACAGGGAGCATGTCATTGACAAGATGACAAATGAGACTGTGATCAGTTTTGAGAAGAATGATGCAAAAAGAATTCCAGTGAAAAG AGACCAGTCACCAAGGAGATATGACCCTGCTCTCGATCCTTTCTCCACCTCTCCATCAAAACCCTCCAGCTATGAACCTCGGCCACACTCTAGAGCTCTGCTGGCCCGCAGCTTTGCCACTGAGGCTTCTTTTAGCCCCACAACCCACACTTGG GGATCATCGGTTGAAGTGATGCCTGCCTCTGATGGGGGCGCCATGGGACGAGAGACTTACTTTGCCACTTTAGCTTCAGATGGTACAGGGGTTACCACACCTTCTGCAGATAATCCCTTCACTTCTCAGACCCAACTCAAAGCCCTGGGCAGCCAAGCTGCTTTCCAGTCCACATCTGAACCGGAGCCTCAACATGTTTTAGCAAACCAGCTCCCCTCTCTTGTTACAACCACACAGCCAGATGACACTATAATAACCTGGGATCCTCCGTCTATGTCAAGTCACAACAAAGGTTCTATCTGCATTGATTCAAAAGATGAAACTATTGGTTCAGATTTAGCCAATCCAGTAGACTTTGATGCCACAGAAGACTTCACGTCACTTCAGAGTTATAAATACAGGGAAGGAAGCAGAAAGTCATCTGGCTGGCAACCAGCAAGGGATGGCAAAACCCAGCAGGCTGCAGGCTCGTCCAAGTACTTGGGCAGAACTGGATCGTGGTCCAGTTCAGCAAGCCTTCCCCGTGGTTACCGTCGCTCTGAGAGCTTGTCTCATCTCTCGTCTATCACACCCAGACCATTTGGAGTAAAGCAGTCCAGGGTTTCAGCACTACCAAAACTGTTGAAC GTAGATGATAATCAGGGTTTCCTGTTGAACAGCGAGAAAGGAGATTCATTTTCTTCAACTAAACCACCTCTTAAAAGACAGATGGCAGCTGCTCATCTGAGGGGTCAGTACCAGGCGTCGGTTAAACAGAAGAAAGCCTTCCAGGCAAAGCTTAAAGGCACAGAAGAAGGAAACAATGCCAGTTTGTCTAGCCAGACTCCCCTTCAGACCACTGGCTACCCCCAACAGCCCTCCACTCCAAGCCAAATACTGCCCCAGCCTTATACAAAGCTGCAGTCCCACAACAGGAGTTTGTCTCTTTCATCTACAGCAAGTCCTGATATCTCAAAG gtgGATCATAGTGACATGAGAGTGAGCCTGACTCTTAAACCCAACAGTGTACCAGACTTTGGCTTCCACACTCACTGGGACTCCACAGGCGCAAGAATAAAATTCATTCAACCAG GCAGTCCAGCAGAGCTCTGCCGGCTGTGCGTGGATGATGAGATTGTTGCAGTCGATGGAGTTGCAGTGACTAACATGAACTATAATCAATGGAAGGATAAAATGGCATCTTGCCTGCAAACTGGCACTCTGACCATGGATATTCGTCGCTATGGTATCAAGG ATTGGAGCACCAGTGAGGGAAATCATCACAGCCAGCCAGTCCAGAGCAGGATGACCCTCAATCTGACTACCACAGCACCCATGCTGATAGGTCGTCCCGATTACCATGCCAGCAGTGTCGTCAGTACAGAAATGGCAGACACACAAGAATCCAAATTAAGTGGAGAGGCACACAAT GCGATGCACGTTAAGGCCATGGATGGAGATCTTTATGAAAATCACAATACAGCAAGAAGTAAAG ATAATATAACTAAAAATCAGAAAAGGAGGGCAGAATTTTTTAAACGGCGAG GCTTTGCAGGAATCAGCTCATCGGTTTACTTGTGtg GAGGTTCAGAATCTGCAATATCTGAT CTCCAGGTACCCTCCCTCGGCCCCTCCTCATCCAGCTGGTCTTGGGACCATGAGGAGGATCGCAGGCGTCAAGAGAAGTGGCAAGAAGAACAAGAACGCCTCCTACAG AGTGCCTGTGTTTATCTCCAGGAGCAATACAAGCGTGATCAGGAGAGACTGCAGGCGGAGTGGCAGAGAGCAGAGCAGGCAGCAATGTCGGGG AACCAGACTGCCTTTGAGATGGCCAGTGGCCATAACAGTTTTGGCAGCGCTCAGTTTTACATGACTGGATGGACAAAGAAACCCAAAGAAAAGCAGAGCCATGCTGGAGATCAGAGAAGGGCAGAAGTACAATCTTGTGTGCAGGGAGTACAAAATGACAAGATTCCTGGGAGAGACTG GGCAAAGTCCTTATCTACCCCAGTGTTAACTGGACCCTACAAGCAGACTGGAG GTAGTCTCAGCAAAAGAAAAGGACTCGGCATGACTACGGCTGAGAGAGATAGGCAGCAGATTTTGGAGGAGATGAAGAAAAAGACTCCTCTTCTGACTGACAACAGCTGGATACGTCAGCGCCGCAGCAGTTTTCACAAGGAGCCCATTTACGTCGGCGTTTCCATGAAAAG ATATGAATCTTTGGACGATCTGGATTCTATACATCGCTCCGCAGATCTGATCAGCACATCCACTTATCCACGGCCAAACTCTGCTGCTGGACGTTACTGTACTCCAAGTAGAAACGCTTTCTCCCGCTACAGCACTGGATCTTTATCGTCTCAGAAAAATGCATATGCAGAGTCTTCTAATCATGGCAG TGTGAACATGTACTGCCCCAGGACGGTCAGTGGCACGAGGACTTGcggtgtgtgtgagcgtgtccAAGGTAGTGGGGCAGCCATGATCATAGAGGCCCTTAGTCTCTACTTCCACCTTAACTGTTTCAAG